The following proteins are co-located in the Psilocybe cubensis strain MGC-MH-2018 chromosome 5, whole genome shotgun sequence genome:
- a CDS encoding SAC3 family protein 1 codes for MTTSIPEQQMAPHEAIRPTRTANVGNEEVIARGAPRKFPNVTLRQHHAAADVEHIRPDESYLQTEEEEEEHYEEEEEAEEDEIYEDEVEQLVKAREIERKKAIAEGKMDNLLVPKRLEDAISIVGTCMHTCPRFERYRRERENNLFERETIPGTKRVNHNDAVKMYERAAGDNLLSTPSTLSQGQSDTHTSTAQSLTLYPQCTLDYLFHNLLPRGGFSATFNFIRDGSRAVRNNFTMEHITGPLAIECHDCCARFHILALHFERDRPGFSLPLEEQQLMNKFYQDQRDRYDSPTELEMRVYHRLIHIRDQKERHEDIPEYILSHPV; via the exons ATGACCACCTCCATACCTGAACAGCAGATGGCACCTCACGAAGCCATACGCCCAACTCGGACAGCGAACGTTGGGAACGAGGAGGTCATCGCTCGAGGCGCCCCAAGGAAGTTTCCAAACGTTACACTTCGC CAACACCATGCGGCTGCAGATGTCGAACATATTCGACCAGACGAATCGTACCTTCAAaccgaggaagaggaggaggaacactatgaggaggaagaagaagctgaagaagatgaaatttaCGAAGACGAGGTGGAGCAG TTGGTCAAAGCCAGAGAAATTGAAAGGAAAAAAGCTATCGCTGAGGGAAAAATGGACAACCTACTGGTCCCCAAACGACTGGAGGATGCGATATCTATTGTTGGGACATGTATGCATACGTGCCCTAGATTTGAAAGGTATCGACGCGAACGTGAAAACAATCTGTTTGAACGGGAAACA ATCCCTGGCACCAAAAGGGTCAACCACAACGATGCAGTCAAGATGTACGAGCGTGCAGCTGGCGACAACCTCCTATCTACGCCCTCCACACTTTCTCAAGGTCAGTCAGATACCCACACCTCTACAGCGCAATCTTTAACATTGTACCCTCAGTGCACACTTGACTACCTCTTTCACAACCTTCTCCCCCGTGGTGGTTTCTCTGCTACATTCAACTTCATCCGAGATGGTAGCCGAGCTGTCCGCAATAATTTTACCATGGAGCACATCACAGGCCCCCTTGCAATTGAATGTCACGATTGCTGTGCTCGTTTCCACATCCTTGCCCTTCATTTCGAACGCGATAGACCTGGGTTCTCTCTTCCCTTGGAAGAACAGCAGCTCATGAACA AATTTTACCAAGATCAACGCGACAGATATGATTCCCCAACGGAACTCGAAATGCGCGTGTACCACCGACTTATCCATATCCGTGATCAGAAGGAACGCCATGAAGACATCCCTGAATATATCCTTTCGCACCCCGTTTAA
- a CDS encoding Adenylate-forming reductase Nps11, producing the protein MFGRERNQAGVLIELKPAYAIDPTNEDDLVAARNALWPIVEEANKVAPAFSRIFKEMILIASPNKPLPRAGKGMVMRKAALEVYAQEIDDIYAEVDDAAESDSAVLPMSWDVDGVIEWLKEQIEDIQSSDSEDTPFSVSEDFFAQGMDSLSATILRRRIVGAMFVASSSGSHFDNDSEAKTLKAAQLITQTTIYAHPSIEKLAAFVAGVVQDPERFVAVASRADAVDAMVGKYTVGLGETATHKAGSSLGSAPVDKGNMVVLLTGSTGNLGAQILESLLRDGRVQKVYALDRPASVSLSQRQAERFEDKLLDVTLLSSSKLVPLECDAAQRNLGAAQEVYDELRSSVTTIIHNAWKLDFNQSLSSFEPNVRATRNLVALARSSAHTASLRFVFTSSISSAASWDQSLGAYPEEIVLDSRYAVGNGYGESKYVAERILAQSGLNATSLRIGQITGGAPNGAWATSDW; encoded by the exons ATGTTTGGTCGCGAACGGAACCAGGCCGGTGTGCTCATCGAGCTGAAGCCAGCATATGCTATTGATCCGACAAATGAGGATGATCTTGTCGCTGCGCGCAATGCGCTCTG GCCTATAGTGGAAGAAGCGAACAAGGTCGCGCCAGCGTTCAGTCGAATCTTCAAAGAGATGATTTTGATCGCATCGCCAAACAAGCCACTTCCACGCGCGGGTAAGGGCATGGTGATGCGCAAGGCCGCGCTGGAGGTGTATGCGCAGGAAATTGATGATAT ATATGCGGAGGTAGATGATGCAGCGGAGAGCGATAGCGCCGTGCTACCCATGTCTTGGGATGTGGACGGTGTGATTGAGTGGCTGAAGGAGCAAATCGAGGACATACAGTCTTCGGATTCAGAGGATACACCGTTTTCGGTGTCTGAAGACTTCTTTGCGCAGGGTATGGACAG TCTGAGTGCGACTATCCTGCGTCGTCGCATTGTCGGCGCCATGTTCGTGGCGTCAAGCTCTGGCTCCCATTTTGATAATGATTCCGAGGCGAAGACTCTCAAAGCTGCACAGCTTATTACGCAGACAACGATCTATGCACACCCAAGCATCGAGAAGCTCGCGGCGTTTGTGGCGGGTGTGGTACAAGACCCAGAACGATTCGTGGCCGTAGCGAGTCGGGCTGACGCTGTGGACGCGATGGTCGGGAAGTATACTGTTGGGTTGGGGGAGACTGCTACACACAAGGCTGGATCGAGTTTGGGGTCTGCCCCCGTCGATAAAGGGAACATGGTCGTTCTGCTGACGGGGAGCACGGGGAACCTCGGCGCACAGATTTTGGAGTCGCTGTTGCGAGATGGGAGGGTGCAGAAGGTGTATGCCCTTGATCGGCCTGCGTCTGTGTCGCTGAGCCAGAGACAGGCGGAAAGGTTTGAGGATAAGTTGCTGGATGTGACGCTGTTGAGCTCGTCCAAGCTTGTGCCGTTGGAATGTGATGCGGCTCAGAGAAATTTAGGGGCCGCTCAGGAGGTGTATGACGAG CTACGCAGCTCGGTAACGACGATAATCCACAACGCGTGGAAGCTCGACTTCAACCAGTCTCTGTCCTCGTTTGAACCGAACGTCCGAGCGACGCGCAACCTTGTTGCTTTGGCGCGGTCAAGTGCGCATACTGCTTCACTCAGATTCGTATTCACATCGTCGATCTCGAGTGCGGCATCCTGGGATCAGAGTCTAGGCGCGTATCCAGAAGAGATTGTTCTGGATTCGCGGTATGCAGTAGGGAATGGGTATGGGGAGAGTAAATATGTCGCCGAGAGG ATCCTGGCGCAGAGTGGACTGAATGCAACCTCGTTGAGGATCGGACAGATCACAGGCGGCGCGCCAAACGGGGCATGGGCAACGAGCGACTGGTAG